Proteins encoded in a region of the Enoplosus armatus isolate fEnoArm2 chromosome 16, fEnoArm2.hap1, whole genome shotgun sequence genome:
- the LOC139299141 gene encoding cell adhesion molecule CEACAM5 isoform X2, whose translation MTLFALKSLLFLLSLLGCCAGQAILPEGPVEAILGRNVTLKTLLDKPEYAFITWNFNNGTKEVHVVTVSPTVVSVNAPYQGRVSINQTNGFLYLGPLKSGDSGDYSVSMIAPTGETRTGDIKLGVLEPVSDVAIKSDLPEAVEHNSTVVLTCSAKGSLLKFSWINGTAPIVADGKRLTLVEEDKLVTLTIKDVLRSDLVGPIYCTAANKLETEKSAPFNLTVYYGPDKVTITPPNPPKFLQSGSNFTLSCSSTSSPAATFSWYHNQQLMEIAGPLLTLEVIEKHGLGKKAEDYTCRAKNDKTQRSVSSPAVSFTVMDPVSGVKISGPTATLIAGNSTANLSCQATAGTVKTTTWTKDGKPLSAGSRLVFADDMSSVLIKVLQKEDNGEYTCQLANPVNSVKASYNMVVNYGPETPMVTGDKAVEVNDGVTLICSAASVPPANFTWKFNGSMTDVKTAKYAIEKAVYKNTGTYTCEAHNAVTGKTTMYTHNLSIKEEGALDEGLSDGAIAGIVIGVLVALGAAIALIMYCRQKVPVESPY comes from the exons ATGACTCTGTTCGCCTTGAAATCGcttctgtttctgctctctttGCTCG GATGCTGTGCGGGGCAGGCCATCCTGCCGGAGGGTCCGGTGGAGGCCATTCTGGggagaaatgtgactttaaagaCCCTGCTTGACAAGCCAGAGTACGCCTTTATAACCTGGAATTTCAACAACGGGACTAAAGAGGTTCATGTTGTCACCGTGAGTCCAACAGTGGTGAGCGTGAACGCACCTTACCAGGGAAGGGTGTCGATCAACCAGACCAACGGCTTCTTGTACCTGGGACCCCTGAAGTCGGGGGACAGCGGGGATTACAGCGTCAGCATGATAGCACCTACCGGAGAAACTCGAACCGGAGACATAAAGCTCGGAGTCCTGG AGCCGGTGTCCGATGTGGCCATCAAGTCCGACCTGCCTGAGGCCGTCGAGCACAACAGCACCGTGGTTCTGACCTGCTCCGCTAAAGGCTCCCTCCTCAAGTTCTCCTGGATCAACGGCACCGCGCCCATCGTGGCCGACGGCAAACGGCTCACACTGGTAGAG GAGGACAAGTTGGTGACGCTGACCATCAAAGATGTTCTCAGGTCAGACCTGGTTGGTCCCATTTATTGCACAGCTGCTAACAAACTGGAGACGGAGAAGAGCGCCCCCTTCAACCTCACAGTCTACT ACGGACCAGATAAAGTCACCATCACTCCTCCGAACCCTCCCAAGTTCCTCCAGTCGGGCTCCAACTTCACCCTGTCCTGCTCATCCACCTCCAGCCCGGCCGCCACCTTCAGCTGGTACCACAACCAGCAGCTGATGGAGATAGCGGGTCCCCTCCTGACCCTGGAAGTGATCGAAAAACACGGGTTAGGGAAGAAAGCAGAAGACTACACATGCAGGGCCAAAAACGACAAGACCCAACGCAGCGTCTCTTCTCCTGCCGTTTCCTTCACTGTGATGG ATCCCGTCTCAGGTGTTAAAATCAGCGGTCCGACTGCCACCCTCATCGCTGGAAACAGCACAGCCAACCTCAGCTGCCAGGCAACGGCCGGCACCGTGAAGACCACGACCTGGACCAAAGATGGCAAACCTCTGTCTGCCGGCTCCCGCCTGGTGTTCGCCGACGACATGAGCTCCGTGTTGATCAAGGTGCTGCAGAAAGAGGACAACGGAGAGTACACGTGTCAGCTCGCCAACCCTGTCAACAGCGTCAAAGCCTCCTACAACATGGTGGTCAACT ACGGTCCTGAAACACCGATGGTGACGGGCGACAAGGCCGTAGAGGTGAACGACGGCGTGACCCTCATCTGCTCCGCTGCGTCCGTTCCCCCCGCCAACTTCACCTGGAAGTTTAACGGCTCAATGACCGATGTCAAAACGGCCAAGTATGCCATCGAGAAGGCTGTTTACAAAAACACTGGAACGTACACGTGCGAGGCGCACAACGCTGTTACCGGCAAGACCACCATGTACACCCACAACCTGTCCATCAAAG AGGAGGGAGCGCTGGATGAAGGTCTCTCAGACGGAGCCATCGCTGGAATCGTCATCGGCGTCCTCGTCGCTCTTGGTGCCGCCATCGCTTTAATCATGTACTGCAGACAGAAAGTACC gGTCGAGTCGCCGTACTAA
- the LOC139299316 gene encoding zinc finger protein ZFP2-like has translation MSKAQSLRALVHQRLTAAADEIFGLFERTIAEYEEEVGRQRRLLQVQRGEAVFPAKVKTFTVIKEVPPEQQQRSPSLDREEPPEPPHIKEEQEELWTSQEGGQLRGLEEADITRFTFKSEEDEEEKPQSSQLHQSQTEQMETEADGGDCGGPGPARNSDPDSNKTSPSSETEDSNDGLKHSREPQSGLDALKNSEVPVSDMGCDAPKKCFSCSECGKRFGSKAHLQSSNLTTHLRVHTGEKPFTCSVCNTSFSLRCTLVNHMRVHTGEKPFSCSVCSKRFSKKANLTTHMALHTEEKPFQCSVCDKRFTWHSQVKNHKCVVDSSR, from the exons ATGTCTAAAGCCCAAAGCCTGCGAGCTTTAGTCCACCAGCGACTGACTGCGGCCGCCGACGAGATATTCGGGCTGTTTGAAAGAACGATAGCGGAGTACGAAGAAGAGGTCGGGCGGCAGCGGAGACTGCTGCAGGTCCAGAGAGGCGAGGCAG tgtttcctGCAAAGGTCAAGACGTTTACGGTGATTAAAGAGGTTCcccctgagcagcagcagaggagcccCAGTCTGGACCGGGAGGAGCCACCAGAGCCCCCACACAttaaagaggagcaggaggaactcTGGACCAGTCAGGAGGGGGGGCAGCTTCgagggctggaggaggctgaTATCACCAGGTTCACATTCAAgagtgaagaagatgaagaagagaaaccTCAGTCCTCACAGCTTCATCAGAGCCAAACTGaacagatggaaacagaagCTGATGGAGGGGACTGTGGAGGACCAGGACCAGCCAGGAACTCAGATCCAGATAGTAATAAGACTTCCCCCTCCTCAGAGACTGAAGACAGTAATGATGGCTTGAAGCACAGCAGGGAACCTCAGTCAGGTTTAGATGCTCTGAAAAACAGTGAAGTCCCTGTAAGTGATATGGGATGTGATGCGCCCAAAAAGTGTTTTAGCTGCTCTGAGTGTGGCAAAAGGTTCGGCAGCAAGGCCCATCTGCAG AGCTCAAATTTGACCACACACTTAAGAGttcacacaggagagaagccGTTCACCTGCTCAGTTTGTAACACAAGTTTTAGTTTGCGTTGCACGTTGGTGAATCACATGAGAGTCCATACTGGGGAGAAACCATTCAGCTGCTCAGTTTGTAGTAAAAGATTTTCAAAAAAGGCTAATTTGACCACACACATGGCCCTGCACACTGAGGAGAAGCCATTTCAATGCAGCGTGTGTGACAAAAGATTCACTTGGCATTCGCAGGTCAAAAACCACAAGTGTGTTGttgacagcagcaggtga
- the LOC139299141 gene encoding cell adhesion molecule CEACAM5 isoform X3, translating to MTLFALKSLLFLLSLLGCCAGQAILPEGPVEAILGRNVTLKTLLDKPEYAFITWNFNNGTKEVHVVTVSPTVVSVNAPYQGRVSINQTNGFLYLGPLKSGDSGDYSVSMIAPTGETRTGDIKLGVLEPVSDVAIKSDLPEAVEHNSTVVLTCSAKGSLLKFSWINGTAPIVADGKRLTLVEEDKLVTLTIKDVLRSDLVGPIYCTAANKLETEKSAPFNLTVYYGPDKVTITPPNPPKFLQSGSNFTLSCSSTSSPAATFSWYHNQQLMEIAGPLLTLEVIEKHGLGKKAEDYTCRAKNDKTQRSVSSPAVSFTVMDPVSGVKISGPTATLIAGNSTANLSCQATAGTVKTTTWTKDGKPLSAGSRLVFADDMSSVLIKVLQKEDNGEYTCQLANPVNSVKASYNMVVNYGPETPMVTGDKAVEVNDGVTLICSAASVPPANFTWKFNGSMTDVKTAKYAIEKAVYKNTGTYTCEAHNAVTGKTTMYTHNLSIKALDEGLSDGAIAGIVIGVLVALGAAIALIMYCRQKVPCSETGTLQVESPY from the exons ATGACTCTGTTCGCCTTGAAATCGcttctgtttctgctctctttGCTCG GATGCTGTGCGGGGCAGGCCATCCTGCCGGAGGGTCCGGTGGAGGCCATTCTGGggagaaatgtgactttaaagaCCCTGCTTGACAAGCCAGAGTACGCCTTTATAACCTGGAATTTCAACAACGGGACTAAAGAGGTTCATGTTGTCACCGTGAGTCCAACAGTGGTGAGCGTGAACGCACCTTACCAGGGAAGGGTGTCGATCAACCAGACCAACGGCTTCTTGTACCTGGGACCCCTGAAGTCGGGGGACAGCGGGGATTACAGCGTCAGCATGATAGCACCTACCGGAGAAACTCGAACCGGAGACATAAAGCTCGGAGTCCTGG AGCCGGTGTCCGATGTGGCCATCAAGTCCGACCTGCCTGAGGCCGTCGAGCACAACAGCACCGTGGTTCTGACCTGCTCCGCTAAAGGCTCCCTCCTCAAGTTCTCCTGGATCAACGGCACCGCGCCCATCGTGGCCGACGGCAAACGGCTCACACTGGTAGAG GAGGACAAGTTGGTGACGCTGACCATCAAAGATGTTCTCAGGTCAGACCTGGTTGGTCCCATTTATTGCACAGCTGCTAACAAACTGGAGACGGAGAAGAGCGCCCCCTTCAACCTCACAGTCTACT ACGGACCAGATAAAGTCACCATCACTCCTCCGAACCCTCCCAAGTTCCTCCAGTCGGGCTCCAACTTCACCCTGTCCTGCTCATCCACCTCCAGCCCGGCCGCCACCTTCAGCTGGTACCACAACCAGCAGCTGATGGAGATAGCGGGTCCCCTCCTGACCCTGGAAGTGATCGAAAAACACGGGTTAGGGAAGAAAGCAGAAGACTACACATGCAGGGCCAAAAACGACAAGACCCAACGCAGCGTCTCTTCTCCTGCCGTTTCCTTCACTGTGATGG ATCCCGTCTCAGGTGTTAAAATCAGCGGTCCGACTGCCACCCTCATCGCTGGAAACAGCACAGCCAACCTCAGCTGCCAGGCAACGGCCGGCACCGTGAAGACCACGACCTGGACCAAAGATGGCAAACCTCTGTCTGCCGGCTCCCGCCTGGTGTTCGCCGACGACATGAGCTCCGTGTTGATCAAGGTGCTGCAGAAAGAGGACAACGGAGAGTACACGTGTCAGCTCGCCAACCCTGTCAACAGCGTCAAAGCCTCCTACAACATGGTGGTCAACT ACGGTCCTGAAACACCGATGGTGACGGGCGACAAGGCCGTAGAGGTGAACGACGGCGTGACCCTCATCTGCTCCGCTGCGTCCGTTCCCCCCGCCAACTTCACCTGGAAGTTTAACGGCTCAATGACCGATGTCAAAACGGCCAAGTATGCCATCGAGAAGGCTGTTTACAAAAACACTGGAACGTACACGTGCGAGGCGCACAACGCTGTTACCGGCAAGACCACCATGTACACCCACAACCTGTCCATCAAAG CGCTGGATGAAGGTCTCTCAGACGGAGCCATCGCTGGAATCGTCATCGGCGTCCTCGTCGCTCTTGGTGCCGCCATCGCTTTAATCATGTACTGCAGACAGAAAGTACC GTGCAGTGAAACTGGAACATTACA gGTCGAGTCGCCGTACTAA
- the LOC139299141 gene encoding cell adhesion molecule CEACAM5 isoform X1, giving the protein MTLFALKSLLFLLSLLGCCAGQAILPEGPVEAILGRNVTLKTLLDKPEYAFITWNFNNGTKEVHVVTVSPTVVSVNAPYQGRVSINQTNGFLYLGPLKSGDSGDYSVSMIAPTGETRTGDIKLGVLEPVSDVAIKSDLPEAVEHNSTVVLTCSAKGSLLKFSWINGTAPIVADGKRLTLVEEDKLVTLTIKDVLRSDLVGPIYCTAANKLETEKSAPFNLTVYYGPDKVTITPPNPPKFLQSGSNFTLSCSSTSSPAATFSWYHNQQLMEIAGPLLTLEVIEKHGLGKKAEDYTCRAKNDKTQRSVSSPAVSFTVMDPVSGVKISGPTATLIAGNSTANLSCQATAGTVKTTTWTKDGKPLSAGSRLVFADDMSSVLIKVLQKEDNGEYTCQLANPVNSVKASYNMVVNYGPETPMVTGDKAVEVNDGVTLICSAASVPPANFTWKFNGSMTDVKTAKYAIEKAVYKNTGTYTCEAHNAVTGKTTMYTHNLSIKEEGALDEGLSDGAIAGIVIGVLVALGAAIALIMYCRQKVPCSETGTLQVESPY; this is encoded by the exons ATGACTCTGTTCGCCTTGAAATCGcttctgtttctgctctctttGCTCG GATGCTGTGCGGGGCAGGCCATCCTGCCGGAGGGTCCGGTGGAGGCCATTCTGGggagaaatgtgactttaaagaCCCTGCTTGACAAGCCAGAGTACGCCTTTATAACCTGGAATTTCAACAACGGGACTAAAGAGGTTCATGTTGTCACCGTGAGTCCAACAGTGGTGAGCGTGAACGCACCTTACCAGGGAAGGGTGTCGATCAACCAGACCAACGGCTTCTTGTACCTGGGACCCCTGAAGTCGGGGGACAGCGGGGATTACAGCGTCAGCATGATAGCACCTACCGGAGAAACTCGAACCGGAGACATAAAGCTCGGAGTCCTGG AGCCGGTGTCCGATGTGGCCATCAAGTCCGACCTGCCTGAGGCCGTCGAGCACAACAGCACCGTGGTTCTGACCTGCTCCGCTAAAGGCTCCCTCCTCAAGTTCTCCTGGATCAACGGCACCGCGCCCATCGTGGCCGACGGCAAACGGCTCACACTGGTAGAG GAGGACAAGTTGGTGACGCTGACCATCAAAGATGTTCTCAGGTCAGACCTGGTTGGTCCCATTTATTGCACAGCTGCTAACAAACTGGAGACGGAGAAGAGCGCCCCCTTCAACCTCACAGTCTACT ACGGACCAGATAAAGTCACCATCACTCCTCCGAACCCTCCCAAGTTCCTCCAGTCGGGCTCCAACTTCACCCTGTCCTGCTCATCCACCTCCAGCCCGGCCGCCACCTTCAGCTGGTACCACAACCAGCAGCTGATGGAGATAGCGGGTCCCCTCCTGACCCTGGAAGTGATCGAAAAACACGGGTTAGGGAAGAAAGCAGAAGACTACACATGCAGGGCCAAAAACGACAAGACCCAACGCAGCGTCTCTTCTCCTGCCGTTTCCTTCACTGTGATGG ATCCCGTCTCAGGTGTTAAAATCAGCGGTCCGACTGCCACCCTCATCGCTGGAAACAGCACAGCCAACCTCAGCTGCCAGGCAACGGCCGGCACCGTGAAGACCACGACCTGGACCAAAGATGGCAAACCTCTGTCTGCCGGCTCCCGCCTGGTGTTCGCCGACGACATGAGCTCCGTGTTGATCAAGGTGCTGCAGAAAGAGGACAACGGAGAGTACACGTGTCAGCTCGCCAACCCTGTCAACAGCGTCAAAGCCTCCTACAACATGGTGGTCAACT ACGGTCCTGAAACACCGATGGTGACGGGCGACAAGGCCGTAGAGGTGAACGACGGCGTGACCCTCATCTGCTCCGCTGCGTCCGTTCCCCCCGCCAACTTCACCTGGAAGTTTAACGGCTCAATGACCGATGTCAAAACGGCCAAGTATGCCATCGAGAAGGCTGTTTACAAAAACACTGGAACGTACACGTGCGAGGCGCACAACGCTGTTACCGGCAAGACCACCATGTACACCCACAACCTGTCCATCAAAG AGGAGGGAGCGCTGGATGAAGGTCTCTCAGACGGAGCCATCGCTGGAATCGTCATCGGCGTCCTCGTCGCTCTTGGTGCCGCCATCGCTTTAATCATGTACTGCAGACAGAAAGTACC GTGCAGTGAAACTGGAACATTACA gGTCGAGTCGCCGTACTAA